The genomic DNA TAGTCAACAATTAATGACCGATAGCACCCTTGTACATGAACACCTTTATTGTGTATTAATGGGCCTAGATGACTTAAAGCAAATTAATCATTTATTTGGTCATGATATCGGTGATAAAGCATTAATTCATTTTGCTCAACATTGCCAAAGCAAGCTGGCTGATACCGATTTATTAGCCCACTGGTGTGGTGATGAGTTTCTTGCCATCATCCAAGCTGACAGCAAAAAAATGGCACTAAAAATTGCCGAGAGTATTCGTCATAGTATCAATAATGCAGCCCTAATCGAACCCGCTACGGATAAGCATATTCGTTTTAGTGCCTCTGTTGGGTTATCAAACTGGCAAGCTAACGACACTATCGACACTCTTATTTTGCGTGCAGACACAGCCCTAGAGCAAGCCCGATCACAAATCACTCACCAGCTAGTGTTTGCATAAGCTTACCTGATTACCCATAACACTCAGCTCGGGAGAATAAGCGGTTATGAAATAGGTGAAGTATTGGGCGTTACTCTACTTCCGCCATCTTTTAACCAGAGTCGAGGTTAAGTAGATAAACCTAATGCAACCGGGTAATGTTGACAGAACTCGTCAACTTATACCGGATCTTGGTGAATAATCACCTCAGCATCATCAAACGCCTCTTTAATCATCAACCCCGCTTTATCTGCTATTTCATGAGCGTCATGCAAGGACAAGTCACCGGCTAATTCCATGTGCAATTGAATAAACGTGGTTTTACCCGCTTGACGTGTGCGCAAATCATGAACGCCTTGAACGCGAGGATCTTGCTTGGCTAACGCTTTAATCTTGTCGCGAGTGTCGTTGTCTAACTCACGATCCAGTAAGCTTTGAATTGAACGATAACCTAAACCAAGCGCTTGATTGCCAATAAATAATGCTATGAATACGGCAAACAGACCATCAGCCCACCACCAGCCATATTGTGCCAATACTAGCGCTAATAACACGGCAGCATTGAGTAGCAAATCAGATTTATAATGTAATGAATCGGCTTCAACCAATGAACTATTGGTTTTCACCAGAGCGTGTCGTTGCAGCAACACTAAGGCAAATGTCAGCACAATCGCAATGATAGACACCACAATCCCACTCACTGCATTGGTGACCGGAACCGGGTTAATTAACTTTTCACCGCCATACAATAATAACAATGACGCCGACCCCAAAATAAAGGCGGCCTGGGCTAATGACGCTAACGGCTCTGCTTTACCATGCCCATAACGATGGTCTTTGTCCGCGGGAACAATGGCGTAACGAATAGCAATAAAATTAACAATCGAAGCGAGTGCATCAGCAAATGAATCCGTTAATGACCCTAACATACTGGCCGATCCCGAGTGCAGCCAAGCGATTAACTTAATGACAATAAGGCACAGCGCAGTTGCCACTGACGCGCGGCTGGCTAATTTGACCCAAAAGTCATATTCAGAAGAGGTACTCATAAAGGAATTATCGGCTCTTTTTACGGATGATTTAACTGCGCTTACTATAGCAAGTTCATTGCTTAATTAGGATAAAGTTTACTAAAGTAACTGCTGGTCTTATGCAAAGTGTGACCATTAGCAAACTTGCATGAATGAAAAAAAGCCATTACCTAAAGGTAACGGCTTTTATCAGTTTAACCTGATATTGTATCAATTAACCATTAACGGCGAGGTTTGTGGCCTTTACCTAGGTTAAATTGATCTTGAAACGTTTGTTGCTGTTCAGGCGTTAATAATTGATAGATTTCGTTTTGCATTTTCAAATGCGTCAGCATCTTTTGTAAATGCTTTTGTTGCTGCATTTCAGCCATTTCAGTTGCTTTTGCTTCGTCAAAACCAGCGGTAGTGATTAACGCTAACATTTCTGTACGGTGCTCAGCGCGCTGCTCTTTAGTTGGGCGCTCAGGGCGGTTAGCTTTATACTTTTGCATAATCGCTTTGACATCCGTTTTCTGAGCGGCAGTCAAATCAAGCATATGCATCATTTTATGCATACCCCCTTTACGACCATGATGCATATCACCCTTTTGATACATAGACGCTGTCTTTACTTCTGTATCGGTAGTCGTGTCTGCCGCATATAACTGGCCAGCTAATAAAGCCGAACTTGCCACTAAGGCAACTAAACTCGTTTTGATGATTGATGATGTTTTCATTGTTAAGTTCCTCGGTATGAATGGGATTTATTTTCTGCCTTAGCAGATTTGATACTCAGTTTACCGAATGCAATGTCAATGAGGGTTATGCTTGGGTAAAATTGTGTAAAGAATATTTCCCTTAACACTTTAAACAGCCGATTTCATGATCCAGCTGGCATATTTGCATATTAATATCACCGTAATGCGAGCCAGTTAACGTTATTTTGACTTAGCACTTACAGCGATCATTTAAGGGCATAAAATCATATTATTAGCGATATTTGCGATATTAACGATATTAACGAGATTATTTATGAACAGATTGATTGGCCCATTACTTTTACTTTTTAGTGTCTTCTTACTGGCACCGAGTGCCAGTGCTTCCAACTCGGTTGACGCTGCAGATACCGCAGCAACCACGACTCAAATGCATAACGCAGACGACCCTCTGTGGGTTAGCCAACATGATCAACAAGTGTCGGTAAAGCTGCACTTTTTTTGGTCAAAAACCTGCCCGCACTGTCGAGAAGCGCACCCTTTTATTGACGCCCTAGGCGAACGTTTTGACTGGATTGAATTACACGACTACGCCATTAGCGAACCCGGTAATGTCGATAAACTCATGCAAATGGGCCAACAGACTGGTATTGAACCTAAATCGGTACCCTACTTTGCCATTTGTGGCGAGGCCGTAGTCGGCTATAACAACCATGATGTCACAGGGCGTTACATCCTAGAGCGTTTAGTCAACTGCTACCAACGTCATGGTGGTAAAGCTGATATTGGCGATAAGCTCGATGATTTTCTAGGTGCGACTCCAGTTGAAAATACGCCATTATTTGAAACCTGTGGTGACAACAGTGATGATCCTCAAGCCGAAGGTTCTTGTGGCATGTCATTTGACCAAGCCAGTGACATTACTCCAGTACCATCGGTTCAGCCTGTCAACATTCCACTAATTGGTGCAGTGCATCCTGAACAAATGTCATTGCCAGTACTGACCATAGTATTAGCGGGTGTCGACGCATTTAATCCCTGCGCCTTTTTCGTATTACTGTTTTTACTGAGCATTATGGTTAACGCCGGCAGCCGCAGACGTATGCTATTAGTGGGCGGTATTTTTGTATTTTTCTCAGGCTTTATCTATTTTATATTTATGAGTGCTTGGTTAAATTTATTCCAACTACTCGGCGGCGGTGATGGCGGCATCATTATCACTTGTGCAGGGGTATTGGCCTTGATCGCAGCGATAGTGAATATAAAAGATTACTTCTATGGCCGCGGCGACGTTAGCCTTTCAATGTCAGTCGAAAA from Shewanella psychromarinicola includes the following:
- the fieF gene encoding cation efflux pump FieF codes for the protein MSTSSEYDFWVKLASRASVATALCLIVIKLIAWLHSGSASMLGSLTDSFADALASIVNFIAIRYAIVPADKDHRYGHGKAEPLASLAQAAFILGSASLLLLYGGEKLINPVPVTNAVSGIVVSIIAIVLTFALVLLQRHALVKTNSSLVEADSLHYKSDLLLNAAVLLALVLAQYGWWWADGLFAVFIALFIGNQALGLGYRSIQSLLDRELDNDTRDKIKALAKQDPRVQGVHDLRTRQAGKTTFIQLHMELAGDLSLHDAHEIADKAGLMIKEAFDDAEVIIHQDPV
- a CDS encoding cytochrome C biosynthesis protein, with translation MNRLIGPLLLLFSVFLLAPSASASNSVDAADTAATTTQMHNADDPLWVSQHDQQVSVKLHFFWSKTCPHCREAHPFIDALGERFDWIELHDYAISEPGNVDKLMQMGQQTGIEPKSVPYFAICGEAVVGYNNHDVTGRYILERLVNCYQRHGGKADIGDKLDDFLGATPVENTPLFETCGDNSDDPQAEGSCGMSFDQASDITPVPSVQPVNIPLIGAVHPEQMSLPVLTIVLAGVDAFNPCAFFVLLFLLSIMVNAGSRRRMLLVGGIFVFFSGFIYFIFMSAWLNLFQLLGGGDGGIIITCAGVLALIAAIVNIKDYFYGRGDVSLSMSVENRGSLIKRMGKLSKASSLPTMILGSTILAILANTYELLCTAGFPMIYTSVLSLSDLDTMQRYLYLIAYNVVYVIPLAVIVIVFSMTLGKRKLTEKEGEVLKLMSGIMMLGLGSMLVFNPNSLQNAVFSVGLILGSIVLTFIIARIKRYVVQNKAG
- a CDS encoding Spy/CpxP family protein refolding chaperone; its protein translation is MKTSSIIKTSLVALVASSALLAGQLYAADTTTDTEVKTASMYQKGDMHHGRKGGMHKMMHMLDLTAAQKTDVKAIMQKYKANRPERPTKEQRAEHRTEMLALITTAGFDEAKATEMAEMQQQKHLQKMLTHLKMQNEIYQLLTPEQQQTFQDQFNLGKGHKPRR